The following proteins are co-located in the Pseudomonas sp. ATCC 13867 genome:
- a CDS encoding chemotaxis protein CheA, translated as MANGMEQFLQVFFEETDEHLATLELLLIGLDLDQPDAEALNGIFRAAHSIKGSSGMFGFDDLTAVTHELETLLDRIRCGQTALRAEMIGVFLEARDVLQRLLDAHRDQCPDPSAPVQATVQRLRAWLAEPAESTALGFFDEAPGTPRAASDDDAFGFFDDAPGTPSSEPAAAHEDFGFFDDAPGTPGASSEVAPASAPAPAKPVAAARADCRSEGESSSIRVSVEKIDSLINLVGELVITQAMLSQLSEDLDPTHYERLQQALAQLEHNTRDLQESVMSIRMLPISFIFSRFPRLVHDTSARLGKQVELILQGEHTELDKSVIEKLSDPLTHIVRNSIDHGIETPAERLAAGKPAQGSVKLAASHQGGSVVVEISDDGRGLSRERILAKAREKGMAVHDGMTDAEVWQLIFMPGFSTAEAVTELSGRGVGMDVVRRNIQAMSGRIEIDSAAGMGTRLGIRLPLTLAILDGLIVAVEKVNYVIPLTYIVESLQARADDVRGMAGDEAAVIRVRGEYLPLFSLHALLHIDATPLPPEQAIVVILESEGKSFALQVDELVGQQQVVIKSLEQNFRRIDGIAGATIMGDGSVALILDVDALPRLAAQGETTHERH; from the coding sequence ATGGCTAACGGTATGGAGCAATTCCTCCAGGTCTTCTTCGAGGAAACCGACGAACACCTGGCCACCCTCGAACTGCTGCTGATCGGGCTCGACCTCGATCAGCCGGACGCCGAGGCGCTCAACGGCATTTTCCGCGCGGCCCACTCGATCAAGGGCTCCAGCGGCATGTTCGGCTTCGACGACCTGACCGCCGTCACCCACGAACTGGAAACCCTGCTCGACCGCATCCGCTGCGGGCAGACCGCCCTACGCGCGGAGATGATCGGGGTGTTCCTCGAGGCCCGCGACGTATTGCAGCGCCTGCTCGACGCCCACCGCGACCAGTGCCCGGACCCGAGCGCGCCGGTGCAGGCCACGGTGCAGCGCCTGCGCGCCTGGCTGGCGGAGCCGGCAGAGAGTACGGCGCTTGGCTTCTTCGACGAGGCGCCGGGTACGCCCCGGGCGGCCAGCGACGACGATGCGTTCGGTTTCTTCGATGACGCCCCCGGCACGCCCTCCAGCGAACCCGCGGCCGCCCACGAAGACTTCGGTTTCTTCGACGACGCGCCCGGTACGCCGGGCGCTTCCAGCGAGGTCGCACCGGCGTCCGCGCCGGCGCCGGCCAAGCCCGTGGCGGCGGCGCGCGCGGACTGCCGCAGCGAGGGCGAGTCCAGCTCGATCCGGGTCAGCGTCGAGAAGATCGACAGCCTGATCAACCTGGTCGGCGAACTGGTGATCACCCAGGCCATGCTCAGCCAGCTCAGCGAGGACCTCGACCCCACGCACTACGAGCGTCTGCAGCAGGCCCTGGCGCAACTGGAGCACAACACTCGCGACTTGCAGGAATCGGTGATGTCGATCCGCATGTTGCCGATCAGCTTCATCTTCAGCCGCTTCCCGCGTCTGGTACACGACACCTCGGCGCGCCTGGGCAAGCAGGTCGAGCTGATCCTCCAGGGCGAGCACACCGAGCTGGACAAGAGCGTCATCGAGAAGCTCAGCGACCCGCTCACCCACATCGTGCGCAACAGCATCGACCACGGCATCGAGACGCCCGCCGAACGCCTGGCCGCCGGCAAGCCGGCGCAGGGCTCGGTGAAGCTCGCCGCCAGCCACCAGGGCGGCAGCGTGGTGGTGGAAATCTCCGACGACGGCCGAGGCCTGTCCCGCGAGCGCATCCTCGCCAAGGCCCGCGAGAAGGGCATGGCGGTGCACGACGGGATGACCGACGCGGAGGTCTGGCAACTGATCTTCATGCCCGGCTTCTCCACCGCCGAGGCCGTCACCGAGCTCTCCGGGCGCGGCGTCGGCATGGACGTGGTGCGGCGTAACATCCAGGCCATGAGCGGGCGCATCGAGATCGACTCGGCCGCCGGCATGGGCACCCGCCTGGGCATCCGCCTGCCGCTGACCCTGGCCATCCTCGACGGCCTGATCGTCGCGGTGGAGAAGGTCAACTACGTGATCCCGCTGACCTACATCGTCGAGTCGCTGCAGGCCCGCGCCGACGACGTGCGCGGCATGGCCGGCGACGAGGCGGCGGTGATCCGCGTGCGCGGCGAGTACCTCCCGCTGTTCTCCCTGCACGCGCTGCTGCACATCGACGCAACGCCCTTGCCGCCGGAGCAGGCGATCGTGGTGATCCTCGAATCCGAGGGCAAGAGCTTCGCCCTGCAGGTGGACGAACTGGTGGGCCAGCAGCAGGTGGTGATCA
- a CDS encoding response regulator: MGKQILIVDDSASIRQMLSFTLKSAGYDVDEAVDGRDGLGKAQRKTYNLVFTDQNMPNMDGLSLIRSLRDMAGYRSVPILMLTTESSDAMKQQGKSAGATGWLVKPFDPPKLLEVTRKVLP, from the coding sequence ATGGGAAAGCAGATTCTGATCGTCGACGACTCGGCCTCGATCCGGCAGATGCTGAGCTTCACGCTCAAGTCCGCCGGCTATGACGTGGACGAGGCCGTGGACGGCAGGGACGGCCTGGGCAAGGCCCAGCGCAAGACCTACAACCTGGTCTTCACCGACCAGAACATGCCGAACATGGACGGCCTGTCGCTGATCCGCAGCCTGCGCGACATGGCCGGCTACCGCAGCGTGCCGATCCTCATGCTGACCACCGAGTCCAGCGATGCCATGAAGCAGCAGGGCAAGAGCGCCGGCGCCACCGGCTGGCTGGTCAAGCCGTTCGACCCGCCCAAGCTCCTTGAAGTGACCCGCAAGGTCCTGCCGTAG
- a CDS encoding methyl-accepting chemotaxis protein, translating into MRDTRLDSPAVQATGQGWPKRLVIQSLPWAVVAGLCWAGVPFWMLLPVGWLSSLVLSTLLVGPAQAQTTAQQVSLDSEQLPQWRPLQEAVETHLANLNGHTHQVDGILHHAIAQLTDSFHGLAERIDTQRGLSHSLIERYDGRGHLDDDIDFQRFIHATQETLGLFVEATLETSRTSQQLVERMDRVTHKIGEILQSTQDMDAIAKQTNLLALNAAIEAARAGESGRGFAVVADEVRALSTRSTHFSQAIREHVDVVYHEIKDAEGAIAQLADKDMSFALDSRQKIQSMLDDLDAMNQHTLKVVQELDRISLEVGDGVNAAVTALQFQDMSSQLLGQIGKHGARLAALAVGLGALDGREPREWGERLRAEVAELDRPLNNPVAQTSLSAGEVELF; encoded by the coding sequence ATGCGCGATACCCGACTCGATTCGCCTGCGGTTCAGGCCACCGGCCAGGGCTGGCCGAAACGCCTGGTTATCCAGTCGCTGCCCTGGGCGGTGGTGGCCGGGCTTTGCTGGGCAGGCGTGCCGTTCTGGATGCTGCTGCCGGTGGGCTGGCTCTCCAGCCTGGTGCTGAGCACCCTGCTGGTCGGCCCCGCCCAGGCGCAAACGACGGCGCAGCAGGTCAGCCTGGACAGCGAACAGCTGCCGCAATGGCGCCCGTTGCAGGAGGCCGTGGAAACCCACCTGGCCAACCTCAACGGCCACACCCACCAGGTCGACGGCATCCTGCACCACGCCATCGCCCAGCTCACCGACAGCTTCCACGGCCTGGCCGAGCGCATCGACACCCAGCGCGGCCTGTCCCACTCGCTGATCGAGCGCTACGACGGGCGCGGCCACCTGGACGACGACATCGACTTCCAGCGCTTCATCCACGCCACCCAGGAAACCCTCGGGCTGTTCGTCGAGGCCACCCTGGAAACCAGCCGCACCTCGCAGCAACTGGTGGAACGCATGGACCGCGTCACCCACAAGATCGGCGAGATCCTGCAGTCCACCCAGGACATGGACGCCATCGCCAAGCAGACCAACCTGCTGGCCCTGAACGCCGCCATCGAGGCCGCCCGTGCCGGCGAAAGCGGCCGCGGTTTCGCCGTGGTGGCCGACGAGGTACGCGCGCTGTCCACCCGTTCCACGCACTTCTCGCAAGCCATCCGCGAACACGTCGACGTGGTCTACCACGAGATCAAGGACGCCGAGGGCGCCATCGCCCAACTGGCCGACAAGGACATGTCCTTCGCCCTCGACTCGCGCCAGAAGATCCAGAGCATGCTCGACGACCTCGACGCGATGAACCAGCACACCCTCAAGGTGGTGCAGGAGCTGGACCGGATTTCCCTGGAGGTGGGCGACGGCGTCAACGCGGCGGTCACCGCCCTGCAATTCCAGGACATGAGCAGCCAGTTGCTGGGACAGATCGGCAAGCACGGCGCGCGTCTCGCTGCGCTGGCCGTCGGCCTCGGCGCGCTGGATGGCCGCGAGCCCCGGGAATGGGGCGAGCGCCTGCGTGCGGAAGTCGCCGAACTCGACCGCCCGCTGAACAACCCGGTGGCGCAGACCAGCCTCAGCGCCGGAGAAGTCGAGCTGTTCTGA
- a CDS encoding arylsulfatase — translation MNKRPNFLVIVADDLGFSDLGAFGGEISTPNLDTLALDGLRLTDFHTAPTCSPTRSMLLTGTDHHIAGIGTMAEALTPELEGKPGYEGYLNDRVVALPELLREAGYQTLMAGKWHLGLTLEQAPHARGFERSFSLLPGAANHYGFEPPYDESTPRILKSTPALYVEDDRFIDELPADFYSSDAFGDKLLQYLKERDQSRPFFAYLPFSAPHWPLQAPKEVVDKYQGRYDAGPEALRLERLERLKQLGLIGADVKAHPLLAISKEWAQLGAEEKARSARAMEVYAAMVERLDWNVGRIVEYLRQQGELDNTFVLFMSDNGAEGALLEAFPRFGPDLLSFLDQHYDNRLENIGRANSYIWYGPRWAQAATAPSRLYKAFTTEGGIRVPALVRYPSLQRQGEISHAFATVMDITPTLLDLAGVRHPGKRWRGREVAEVRGKSWLGWLSGETEQAHDEKTVTGWELFGMRAIRQGDWKAVYLPAPVGPATWQLYDLASDPGETRDLAEEQPARLAGLIEHYQQYVNETGVQDAPPPFLLR, via the coding sequence ATGAACAAACGCCCCAACTTCCTCGTCATCGTCGCCGACGACCTCGGCTTCTCCGACCTCGGCGCCTTCGGCGGCGAGATTTCCACCCCGAATCTCGACACCCTGGCCCTCGACGGCCTGCGCCTGACCGATTTCCACACCGCGCCGACCTGCTCGCCCACCCGCTCGATGCTGCTCACCGGCACCGACCACCACATCGCCGGCATCGGCACCATGGCCGAGGCGCTGACCCCGGAGCTGGAAGGCAAGCCCGGCTACGAGGGTTACCTCAACGACCGCGTGGTCGCCCTGCCCGAGCTGCTGCGCGAGGCCGGCTACCAGACGCTGATGGCCGGCAAGTGGCACCTGGGCCTGACGCTGGAACAGGCGCCCCACGCACGGGGCTTCGAGCGCTCCTTCTCGCTGCTGCCCGGCGCCGCCAACCACTACGGTTTCGAACCGCCCTACGACGAGAGCACACCGCGCATCCTCAAGAGCACCCCGGCGCTGTACGTCGAGGACGACCGATTCATCGACGAGCTACCGGCGGACTTCTATTCCTCCGATGCCTTCGGCGACAAGCTGCTGCAGTACCTCAAGGAGCGCGACCAGAGCCGGCCGTTCTTCGCCTACCTGCCGTTCTCCGCGCCGCACTGGCCGTTGCAGGCGCCCAAGGAGGTGGTCGACAAGTACCAGGGTCGCTACGACGCCGGCCCCGAGGCGCTGCGCCTGGAACGCCTGGAGCGGCTCAAGCAGCTGGGTCTGATCGGCGCCGACGTGAAGGCGCATCCGCTGCTGGCCATCAGCAAGGAATGGGCGCAGCTCGGCGCCGAGGAAAAGGCCCGGTCGGCACGGGCGATGGAGGTCTACGCGGCGATGGTCGAGCGCCTGGACTGGAACGTCGGCCGCATCGTCGAGTACCTGCGCCAGCAAGGCGAACTGGACAACACCTTCGTGCTGTTCATGTCCGACAACGGCGCCGAGGGCGCGCTGCTGGAAGCCTTCCCGCGCTTCGGGCCGGATCTTCTGAGCTTCCTCGACCAGCACTACGACAACCGCCTGGAGAACATCGGCCGCGCCAACTCCTACATCTGGTACGGCCCGCGCTGGGCCCAGGCGGCCACCGCGCCGTCGCGGCTGTACAAGGCCTTCACCACCGAGGGCGGCATCCGCGTACCGGCGCTGGTGCGCTACCCATCGCTCCAGCGCCAGGGCGAGATCAGCCACGCTTTCGCCACGGTGATGGACATCACCCCGACCCTCCTCGACCTGGCCGGCGTGCGCCACCCCGGCAAGCGCTGGCGCGGCCGCGAGGTCGCCGAGGTACGCGGCAAGTCCTGGCTGGGCTGGCTGTCCGGCGAGACGGAGCAGGCCCACGACGAGAAGACCGTCACCGGCTGGGAGCTGTTCGGCATGCGCGCCATCCGCCAGGGCGACTGGAAGGCGGTGTACCTGCCGGCGCCGGTCGGCCCGGCCACCTGGCAGCTCTACGACCTGGCCAGCGACCCCGGCGAGACCCGCGACCTGGCCGAGGAACAGCCGGCCCGGCTGGCCGGGCTGATCGAGCACTACCAGCAATACGTCAACGAAACCGGGGTGCAGGACGCGCCACCGCCCTTCCTATTGCGCTGA
- a CDS encoding ABC transporter ATP-binding protein: protein MNAFTSPALVSFRQVAKTFPVDGRELQAIERFDLEIADGEFIAIVGASGCGKSTLLRLLIGLDREFQGEIRIAGKPIDGIGGERGIVFQEHRLFPWLTVEQNVELGLVNEPLSATGKAGKVADYLQLVGLKGFERAYPHQLSGGMAQRVAIARGLVASPRILLLDEPFGALDALTRQQLQEELLRIRQRERITTVLVTHDVEEALFLADRVVVMAPRPGRIKRIVEVPLAHPRERGGFDFLRLREALLHELTGDGDYLAPQPRRVEDLPFEFIAC from the coding sequence ATGAACGCCTTCACTTCCCCGGCGCTGGTGAGCTTTCGCCAGGTCGCCAAGACCTTCCCCGTGGACGGCCGCGAACTGCAGGCCATCGAACGCTTCGACCTGGAGATCGCCGACGGCGAGTTCATCGCCATCGTCGGCGCCAGCGGCTGCGGCAAGTCCACCCTGCTGCGCCTGCTGATCGGCCTGGACCGCGAGTTCCAGGGCGAAATCCGCATCGCCGGCAAACCCATCGACGGCATCGGCGGCGAACGCGGCATCGTGTTCCAGGAGCACCGGCTGTTCCCCTGGCTGACGGTGGAACAGAACGTCGAACTCGGCCTGGTCAACGAACCGTTGAGCGCCACCGGCAAGGCCGGCAAGGTCGCCGACTACCTGCAGCTGGTGGGCCTGAAGGGCTTCGAGCGGGCCTACCCGCACCAGCTTTCCGGCGGCATGGCGCAGCGCGTGGCCATCGCCCGGGGGCTGGTGGCGAGCCCGCGCATCCTGCTGCTGGACGAGCCCTTCGGCGCCCTCGATGCCCTCACCCGCCAGCAGTTGCAGGAAGAGCTGCTGCGCATCCGCCAGCGCGAGCGGATCACCACCGTGCTGGTCACCCATGACGTGGAGGAGGCGCTGTTCCTCGCCGACCGCGTGGTGGTGATGGCGCCACGGCCGGGGCGGATCAAGCGCATCGTCGAGGTGCCGCTGGCGCATCCGCGCGAGCGCGGCGGCTTCGACTTCCTGCGCCTGCGCGAGGCGCTGCTGCACGAGTTGACCGGCGATGGCGACTACCTCGCGCCGCAGCCCAGGCGGGTGGAAGACCTGCCGTTCGAGTTCATTGCCTGCTGA